TTTCTTTTTGAACATTTTGACTATTACAAGTTACCTTGGGGAATACCAGACATTACATTTTAGTATGTGTCCGAGTGCATCTTTTTCTGGTTGTGCATACTACAGCTTCATCTTAATACTGTTTTTTGGATAAAATTTCATTTTACTGAttcaaaaagaaattaaaaggcAAAAGTGCATCTTTTTTGTTGTTGGAATTCTGCATGTATTGGCTGCATTTGTATTTTATTCCCTTTAACAGTTGGACTTGGCAATTCAATTTGGTTCCTGACTGTCAGGAATCGTCAAGATGTGCACGTTCTCATATTTCTCAACTTTGGAGTGCATTTTCCAGAAAACGGGAATGGGATAGCGATATTTCTTCCAATTGTTAAGGGATGAAGGCTGAAAATCTTTGTTCATTGTTGCAAATCAAACAGGCCAGTAACGGCTTAACCAGTTAGGAGATATTGCATCCGCAACTTTTTGCTAACTGTTCCCACTGGCCCAATTTTGATGTTGCATCATCAACTTATATTACAGAACACAATGTTCCGTGACATTGGAGTTGATTGGGTCTCTGATCTGATGTCACCTATTGGTCCGACTATGATCTCTAAAAGGCAATGCACATCTGTGATGATTATATGTGTCGAGTGCTCTTTAATTAGCAGAAAAGAAAGAAGTTATTCCTTTGCAGCTATGCATTTTCTTGAGATATCTAATAAATTTAACAAATTCTGCAGTATGTTTTAGTTGGTTGGTTCTTACACTCTCCCCTGCTGATTCAttgaccttttttttctttcttttgtagaTGCATCGAACGAAGCACTAGCCCTGTTTGGCAATTGGCGCTTCTCTCTTCAGTTACCCATGCCTGTCAATTGTAATCTTCTTATCGGCGGCAAGAATCCTACCTTGTAATTTCTGTAACTAGTTCAGAGACTAAGCTATTTTAAGTCAATGAATAGGATACAATAAAAAGTTACTCCTTCTATGTATGGGCTAATAGTTGTGCTCCTCAGACTACAAAGAATTATACTCCATGTTTCAGAAATTTTGTTTGTAGCACCTGAACAAGGAATGCTTTTATCAGCTAGTTTCTTCTATCAATTCAACAATGATTTTCTTGGAGTGAGTCGCTAGCATTTGTTTTTGGCTTCAGCAATGTATTGCAGGTTCTTGATCCGAACATGGGGAAATGACTGTAACGAGCATTAAAGTTTTTTCCTTATACTTGAAGTTCTTTCTGATTTCAGATAAAACTATTGTGTTGGATTAGAATGTCTCCTTCGTATTTGGTGCACTTAAGGGTCGCTTGGTAGGATGTATTGGGGGAAAATAATATATGTATGTAGCTTTGATATTAGTAATGCATTGTTTGGTAGTGTTTTTCAACTTATGTATTAGTTATATAccttatttggtattatcctatatATAACTAATACATAGCAAACCATGACATTAGTAATACCATAATTTTTAATACATGGATAAGTATGTATACACCCCTATGCAATTCATGTTATTTTTaataggcaaaatacatagtttacccgTCGACCTTGTACCAAAATCCCTCTTACACATATGTTCACCATGGAGATAATATTATACACTCAAACCTTTCAAAAGTGTGTCAACAACACACCACTTTAGCTACTTGGCACTCACGTGTTCTTCACATAAAACAGGCGCGTAAATGCTAAAAATTTCATGTCAGAAGTTTTATAAAGGGAAACCATGTGTCTAATATTtaagtttttttctctttttacaccaattaacaaataaaaaataacccTTCCCGTTCTTGTCTTCTTCCCCGCCCCAACCCCCCACCTCGTGTCTTCTTCATAGTTCCAAACTTCCTAATTTGCATTATATTCTCTAGATGCCCTTCCCCCTTCGTCTTCCCTCCCCACCCCCTAGGTTTCGTCTCCCTTCCCCAGGTTTCGTCTCCCTTCCCCTATTTCGTCTTCTTCCCCGATTCAACCTTCTcccatttcattttcttttggttgCTCAAGATCCGAAATTATCCAAACAGTGGATAAGAAATAATTTTAGCATAATTAATCCTAGTATAATTAATCTCATCATTACTAATGCACCGTATTCACCgtaagatattttcaaaattttaaatagcCATGTGTCTTTTTATTTTACAAGTGTTCTATCTATTTCCAAGTGGCTTCTTGCTTGAAGCCTTGTGGCTAAATACTCTTAGATAATTGGTGCATGGCAAGAGTTTTACATGTGgcattattttaaaagataatttgACAAATGACTTTACTAAGCCAAGTGTCATTATGCATGAGATGTTTTAGCATCTTGCATTGAAATAAAATTGACAAGTAAGAAAATTGACAAGTAAGACATTTGTCATGAAACTAAACTCATTTTCATGCTATAAATAGGATGGTCATTTGCCATCATAACCATcagaaatattttttctcttccttcccgcCTTACACGTTTTGTGTAATTATTTCTTACACAAAAATTATCTTCTTCAAGTCCTTATCACTACCCAATGATTAGTCATAATTATTGTGTATTTTCTTTATTAGCTTAATCATTTCCGTGCTACTAAATTGTTCCTTCTTTCCAGTTTATTTTCTAGATTTGCCagtatatttaattttgttgattCCTATATCATCTAAATAAATAGAGGCGGGCTTGTTTAATTCTGGAGAAATATTTCATATTACTGAATTAGTTTCTTAGGACAGTGTCCAGCACGACTCAAGCCAACCCGTATTATTTCCCTACACATTCAGTACTATTCTTATATAACTTAACAAACGACCGCCTATTGTATTGTCATGTAGCATAGTCTAAGCTGGAAGGAGGTtctataaaataaaagaaagaacaaaaaggaaaaaagatgtGCAAGATATTAGAAGATCCTCTGATTATAATGGCCTAATGATAAAGGTTAAACGCTTATTGAATTTGATACCGTTAGCACAGGATTTAACAAAGGACATGtcgaaaaaaaattaaacaagaatgaagaaagataaagGAATATGGTGAATTCGGAGAAAGCCAATTTTATAAGATGACATTTTAATCAATTCCAAATTTTTACTGAGTTAAATGAGGAAAATTTTCATAATATGAGACTAagtgggtgtttggacataagaattgtaaaatttcgaaaaaagtaaataaaaagtttcaagtaaaaatgatatttgaaaattagagttgtgtttggacatgaatataattttggttttttgtttttgaattattgtgagtgatctgaagtgaaaattttgaaaatttatttttgaagtttttaaaatttttaaaaaaatctgaaattcaactTCAAGTGAAAATCGAAAATTTTATCGTCAAATactgattttgaaaaaaagtaaaaaaacaaaatcgaaaaaaaagaaatcttttttatggccaaacgggctctaaatttGAATTGGTAAACTTTTTTGGCCATTTAGCTGTTGCATGTGGACTGCGACATTCTAATtctatttcttaatttttttaagaTTTGTTTTAAGTTAACATTCCAATGAAGGACTGAATCAATTTAAACaactttttttcccctttttcaaaaattttcttagAAAAGTCAGCTCTTCATTTTCGCTGGGGGGTTTTGGTGATTTAAAATACAATAAAATTGGAAAAATCTTACGCCATGCCGTCATAGTATTATTTGCTTTGAAGTTTGAACACATTTTCACAAAAAAGATTATAACCAAAATACATACTTAAAATTAGCTATCTCTACCCGACCCGACTTCACCCGCTAAAGTTTACTAACCGTTCTATTCTCTCCCGCTCAAATGATGCAACTGCAGAGCTCTCTGCATTTGCAATTCTGCAGGAGAAAAACCATCAAATACCAAAACTTTTCCTAACATTCAAGAACTCTCTGCAAAAACCCACAAACCAAACTTCCAAAATCTCCAGAATTCATCGTCAAGAATGCATTTTTCTTTGCAAAAACTCTTAACAGTCACTCTGTTTCTCATCTTAACAATCAATTCACCTTCCCATTCATCTCCTTTCTTTCCTCTTAACAATGTAACTCTTTACGGTGACGCTTCTTTCACCACCAACTCCATTTACCTCACTCAACAACGCAACtgttcatcttcatcatcaaattCTCCTTCCATTTCTGGCATTGGTAGAGCTTTTTATGTTTACCCAATTCGTTTTCTTGATTCTTTAACAAATAACACTGCTTCTTTCTTATGCACTTTCTCTTTTACTATTCTCTCTACTTTCCCTCCTTGCCCTTTTGGTGATGGCTTTGCCTTTTTGATCACTTCTGATGTTGATTCTTTGAGCAATTCTAATGGTTACATGGGTCTTCCAAATCAAGATTCTGACATGGGAGATTCATTCTTGGCCGTGGAATTTGATACAGACGATAATCATATTGGTATTGGTGTTAAAGAAGTTAAGTTTTTGGCTTCTGCTGATGTTGATTTGAAAAGTGGGAAAGAATTGACGGCTTGGGTTGAGTATAAAGATTCTGAAAAAATGATGAGAGTTTGGATTGGTTATGAAATGCAAATTAGGCCTTTTAATCCTGTTCTTTCTACTAAAATTGACATTTCCAATCAGTTAAAGGAGTTTATGAGGATTGGTTTCACTGCAAAAGGCTCTGCAGTTTATTCCATTAATCATTGGCGATTCAGAACGTTCGGATTGCTTTCGTCTCAAACGTCTTGGGATCATCAATCCGACGAAGGAGATTGCTTGATGTGTTTTCCTGAGGAAATTGGTGAGCATTTTTCTGCCCCACATCATGGTAAAAGTTTACTAAAATTGATTTTTGTATACGGTGGCTTAGCTGCAGTTGTTACACTTGTTGTTGGTATTCTTGCTATTGTTTCTGTTTTTGTGTTAAggagaaaaaagagagatggTAATAAAGGGGAAAATGAAGGCCAAATGTGTAGATTACAAGGAAATAGAGTGCCTCAAAGATTATCATTATCTGAAATAAAATCAGCCACAGAAGGATTTAATAATGAAAGGATAATTGGTGAAGGAGGATCTGCTGTTGTATATGAAGGAGATATTCCTTCTAAAGGAATTGTTGCTATTAAGAGATTTGTTCAAGGGACTAGATTAGGTCCTTCACATATTCCATTCAATACTGAATTTGCTTCTATGGTTGGTTGCTTAAGACACAAGAATTTGATTCAGCTCCAAGGATGGTGTTGTGAGAGGAATGAATTGGTTTTAGTTTATGAATTCATGCCTAATGGTAGCCTTAACAAAATCCTACACGAGCATTCGCATTTTGCTAAGTTTTTAACGTGGGAGCGAAGGCTGAATATAGTTCTTGGCGTTGCGTCTGCTCTGGTGTATTTGCATGAAGAGTGTGAAAATCAGATAATTCATAGAGATGTGAAGACTTGTAATATAATGCTTGATGCTGAGTTCAATGCTAAGCTTGGGGATTTCGGCTTAGCTGAAGTGTTTGATAATTCTAAGACAAGGGATGCTACTGTACCAGCTGGAACAATGGGATATTTAGCTCCTGAATACGTCTTTTCTGGGGTTCCAACTGTTAAAACGGATGTGTATAGCTTTGGTGTTGTGGTACTAGAAGTAGCATCGGGGAGAAAGCCTATCGATGAATGTGGCGTTTTGATTACTGATTGGGTGTGGGATTTGTGGGAAAAGGGGAGGATAACTGAGGCTGCTGATCCGAAACTGAAGGGACGATTTCAGAAGAACGAGATGGATAGGGTGCTCGTCGTGGGACTTTCTTGTGTGCACCCTAATCAGGAGAAGAGGCCGAGAATGAGGGATGTTGCCCGTATTCTTAAAGATGAAGCTCCACTGCCCGTTTTACCTCCAAACAAACCAACTGTGAGAATTCAATCTGTTTTACCGGAGGGATGTGAAGAAATCATGAATTGTGCTGGAAAAATGGAGGATAGCCCATGGGCAACTCCAAGAACTCATTTTAGCAGGAACTAGCGTTTAGGAATTTTAGAAAAAGCTGAAGATCATAAGTAGCTAAATAGTTTGTGCTATTCAAGATTTATGAAAACTTACTACATTGAATTACACTACTTGAAAATTATCTGATTTGTACTTGTGTTTGAAACAAGTAGTGCAGACTAAATTTTGGTGCGAGTAGAATCCAGTATTTGAAATTTTACCTTGTTGAACACTATATAACTAGGAGAAAAATTACTTTGAGTTTGTTCTATAAAATGTGTGTACTTCAGTGACAGATATGCTTCAAGCAAATTCCTTCTTGCAAAacttattttctctttcttttctgacAGTATTTTTTGCTGTTATTAGTACACTTGTTTTCTGCTAAACAAGGTTATGTACTCCTTTGCTTTGTTAGAGGAGACTGAAATGAAAAGAGATATTAAAATAGTATCATGAGATTATGGTCATCTCATGAAACTCCTATGTGACTTGATTAAACAATACTAGTAAAGA
The nucleotide sequence above comes from Nicotiana tabacum cultivar K326 chromosome 12, ASM71507v2, whole genome shotgun sequence. Encoded proteins:
- the LOC107800123 gene encoding L-type lectin-domain containing receptor kinase S.6-like; this translates as MHFSLQKLLTVTLFLILTINSPSHSSPFFPLNNVTLYGDASFTTNSIYLTQQRNCSSSSSNSPSISGIGRAFYVYPIRFLDSLTNNTASFLCTFSFTILSTFPPCPFGDGFAFLITSDVDSLSNSNGYMGLPNQDSDMGDSFLAVEFDTDDNHIGIGVKEVKFLASADVDLKSGKELTAWVEYKDSEKMMRVWIGYEMQIRPFNPVLSTKIDISNQLKEFMRIGFTAKGSAVYSINHWRFRTFGLLSSQTSWDHQSDEGDCLMCFPEEIGEHFSAPHHGKSLLKLIFVYGGLAAVVTLVVGILAIVSVFVLRRKKRDGNKGENEGQMCRLQGNRVPQRLSLSEIKSATEGFNNERIIGEGGSAVVYEGDIPSKGIVAIKRFVQGTRLGPSHIPFNTEFASMVGCLRHKNLIQLQGWCCERNELVLVYEFMPNGSLNKILHEHSHFAKFLTWERRLNIVLGVASALVYLHEECENQIIHRDVKTCNIMLDAEFNAKLGDFGLAEVFDNSKTRDATVPAGTMGYLAPEYVFSGVPTVKTDVYSFGVVVLEVASGRKPIDECGVLITDWVWDLWEKGRITEAADPKLKGRFQKNEMDRVLVVGLSCVHPNQEKRPRMRDVARILKDEAPLPVLPPNKPTVRIQSVLPEGCEEIMNCAGKMEDSPWATPRTHFSRN